Proteins found in one Anopheles aquasalis chromosome 3, idAnoAquaMG_Q_19, whole genome shotgun sequence genomic segment:
- the LOC126574913 gene encoding uncharacterized protein LOC126574913 isoform X1, whose protein sequence is MQQQEKRRELRLKRFWRTTTKPPTSSEESGGCESPTKLGRKAFQQPFGGTPATTSSSSESPPKHPVCSLPLLQVWPSQDSPRGEADGQSFVFPIVTDDQQNNGRRNSLFVDQLHAGDSGIDSVQASPSPIAMPCHPLVVSNAISPSASPAGSPTPSVERANRRPSTSLLHPDHARIFALRAPTSPDQVSLASLPLFDCHRASSSTTTHPFQTSLEDNTEFNGPSTSNQLCTASSSTTSSLTSVAVATLGHHPQRSSDPWLRPERDKDNPELDQRRASMMTARLSLFDALDLEYALLRAAARGSVGPYSLSESLHKLTFTQSLAFPALARGLATKRRNSTEQSSSRPLNPNESGLNTFAKVVTACVLVMVSFLVFLVVYKYVRT, encoded by the exons ATGCAG CAACAAGAGAAGCGGCGCGAGCTGCGCTTAAAACGTTTTTGGCGTACCACAACCAAACCGCCGACCTCGTCCGAAGAGTCCGGCGGATGCGAAAGTCCTACAAAACTAGGACGAAAAGCCTTtcagcaaccattcggtggcacCCCggccacaaccagcagcagtagcgaaaGTCCCCCGAAACATCCAGTCTGTTCGCTACCTTTGCTGCAGGTTTGGCCAAGCCAAGACTCACCGCGTGGTGAGGCCGACGGCCAAAGCTTCGTCTTTCCTATCGTAACGGATGATCAG caaaacaatggACGACGGAATTCGCTGTTTGTTGATCAGCTACACGCGGGGGACAGTGGCATCGACTCCGTACAAGCGTCTCCGTCTCCGATCGCGATGCCATGCCATCCGCTCGTCGTCTCCAATGCCATCTCGCCAAGTGCATCGCCGGCTGGCTCTCCGACACCATCGGTGGAAAGGGCCAACAGACGGCCCTCTACCTCGTTGCTGCATCCGGACCACGCACGAATCTTTGCGCTGCGTGCTCCCACATCTCCGGACCAAGTGAGCCTGGCCAGCTTGCCGTTATTCGACTGTCACAGGGCATCCTCTTCTACAACTACCCATCCTTTCCAGACTTCCTTAGAGGACAACACGGAATTCAACGGACCTAGTACCAGCAACCAACTCTGTACAGCCAGCTCCAGTACTACTTCATCGCTCACTTCGGTAGCTGTTGCCACGCTAGGGCATCATCCACAAAG GTCATCCGATCCCTGGCTAAGACCGGAACGCGACAAAGATAATCCTGAGCTAGATCAAAGGCGTGCCTCAATGATGACCGCACGGCTGTCCCTGTTCGATGCCCTTGATCTGGAGTACGCCCTGTTGAGGGCAGCGGCTCGTGGATCCGTCGGTCCTTACTCGCTCAGCGAGTCTCTCCACAAGCTCACCTTCACGCAATCGCTCGCTTTCCCAGCGTTGGCCCGCGGTCTCGCCACCAAACGGCGCAACTCGACCGAGCAGAGCTCTTCCCGGCCACTAAACCCCAACGAGTCGGGTCTGAACACGTTCGCAAAGGTCGTGACGGCTTGTGTTCTAGTGATGGTTAGCTTTCTGGTGTTTCTCGTGGTGTACAAGTACGTACGGACGTGA
- the LOC126574913 gene encoding uncharacterized protein LOC126574913 isoform X2 — MQQQEKRRELRLKRFWRTTTKPPTSSEESGGCESPTKLGRKAFQQPFGGTPATTSSSSESPPKHPVCSLPLLQVWPSQDSPRGEADGQSFVFPIVTDDQQNNGRRNSLFVDQLHAGDSGIDSVQASPSPIAMPCHPLVVSNAISPSASPAGSPTPSVERANRRPSTSLLHPDHARIFALRAPTSPDQTSLEDNTEFNGPSTSNQLCTASSSTTSSLTSVAVATLGHHPQRSSDPWLRPERDKDNPELDQRRASMMTARLSLFDALDLEYALLRAAARGSVGPYSLSESLHKLTFTQSLAFPALARGLATKRRNSTEQSSSRPLNPNESGLNTFAKVVTACVLVMVSFLVFLVVYKYVRT; from the exons ATGCAG CAACAAGAGAAGCGGCGCGAGCTGCGCTTAAAACGTTTTTGGCGTACCACAACCAAACCGCCGACCTCGTCCGAAGAGTCCGGCGGATGCGAAAGTCCTACAAAACTAGGACGAAAAGCCTTtcagcaaccattcggtggcacCCCggccacaaccagcagcagtagcgaaaGTCCCCCGAAACATCCAGTCTGTTCGCTACCTTTGCTGCAGGTTTGGCCAAGCCAAGACTCACCGCGTGGTGAGGCCGACGGCCAAAGCTTCGTCTTTCCTATCGTAACGGATGATCAG caaaacaatggACGACGGAATTCGCTGTTTGTTGATCAGCTACACGCGGGGGACAGTGGCATCGACTCCGTACAAGCGTCTCCGTCTCCGATCGCGATGCCATGCCATCCGCTCGTCGTCTCCAATGCCATCTCGCCAAGTGCATCGCCGGCTGGCTCTCCGACACCATCGGTGGAAAGGGCCAACAGACGGCCCTCTACCTCGTTGCTGCATCCGGACCACGCACGAATCTTTGCGCTGCGTGCTCCCACATCTCCGGACCAA ACTTCCTTAGAGGACAACACGGAATTCAACGGACCTAGTACCAGCAACCAACTCTGTACAGCCAGCTCCAGTACTACTTCATCGCTCACTTCGGTAGCTGTTGCCACGCTAGGGCATCATCCACAAAG GTCATCCGATCCCTGGCTAAGACCGGAACGCGACAAAGATAATCCTGAGCTAGATCAAAGGCGTGCCTCAATGATGACCGCACGGCTGTCCCTGTTCGATGCCCTTGATCTGGAGTACGCCCTGTTGAGGGCAGCGGCTCGTGGATCCGTCGGTCCTTACTCGCTCAGCGAGTCTCTCCACAAGCTCACCTTCACGCAATCGCTCGCTTTCCCAGCGTTGGCCCGCGGTCTCGCCACCAAACGGCGCAACTCGACCGAGCAGAGCTCTTCCCGGCCACTAAACCCCAACGAGTCGGGTCTGAACACGTTCGCAAAGGTCGTGACGGCTTGTGTTCTAGTGATGGTTAGCTTTCTGGTGTTTCTCGTGGTGTACAAGTACGTACGGACGTGA
- the LOC126574910 gene encoding protein 60A-like, giving the protein MRTIVCCVLSVNLIQLVLGSGFYIDNGIDQTVREKSIPLQERQEIEHEILELLGLPDRPNTQHVHPSLSNGGRKRRKRSDGSNLFTIADERAIGESDVIMSFLNKDSRSKLPKIHHRRGGHRLWFDTSEMAAGNDNQLLYASLRMYKNRSAIRPWDALVSGRQIVVQASLIGGFDVAKDSHRLEYIAKQVIPYNYEGWVEINATQAMHRWIVEGVSNKGIYVEVYYAESPRKLVLPHEVGLILSNKFGRYQPFLVGYCKGAELVKPVVHAVGKRSKRSLKRKGTRRTERVRNPFLQRYGGPGRHKNCQIQTLYVSFRDLNWQDWIIAPDGFGAYFCFGECNFPLNTHMNATNHALIQTLVHLMHPTRVPKPCCAPTKLNPISVLYHIDDANINLKKYKNMVVKSCGCL; this is encoded by the exons ATGAGGACGATCGTGTGTTGCGTGCTGTCTGtgaatttaattcaattggTGCTTGGTTCTGGGTTTTATATTGATAATGGCATCGATCAGACGGTACGGGAGAAGAGTATTCCACTGCAGGAACGGCAAGAGATCGAACATGAAATACTGGAACTGTTGGGACTCCCCGATCGTCCCAATACACAGCACGTTCATCCTTCCTTGAG caatggtggacgGAAAAGACGGAAGCGATCCGATGGTAGCAATCTGTTCACGATCGCCGATGAGCGGGCCATCGGAGAGAGTGATGTGATCATGTCCTTTCTCAACAAGGACTCGCGGTCGAAGCTCCCGAAGatacatcatcgtcgtggtggtcaTCGGCTCTGGTTCGACACGTCCGAAATGGCAGCCGGTAACGACAATCAGCTACTGTACGCGAGCTTGCGGATGTATAAGAACCGCAGTGCCATCCGACCCTGGGATGCGCTAGTAAGTGGAAGGCAGATCGTAGTGCAAGCATCGTTGATAGGTGGGTTCGATGTGGCAAAGGATAGCCACCGATTGGAGTACATTGCGAAACAGGTCATACCGTACAACTACGAAGGTTGGGTCGAGATCAATGCTACTCAGGCCATGCACCGATGGATCGTCGAAGGAGTGAGCAATAAGGGAATCTACGTGGAAGTTTATTACGCGGAAAGTCCCCGGAAACTCGTCCTACCGCATGAGGTGGGTTTAATTTTGTCAAACAAATTTGGACGCTATCAACCGTTTCTGGTGGGTTACTGCAAAGGAGCGGAACTGGTGAAACCGGTAGTACACGCCGTCGgtaaacgatcgaaacgaagcCTGAAGCGCAAGGGCACCAGACGCACCGAGCGTGTTCGCAATCCCTTCCTGCAGCGATATGGTGGCCCAGGACGCCACAAAAATTGCCAAATACAAACGCTTTACGTGAGCTTTCGTGATTTGAACTGGCAAGATTGGATTATCGCTCCGGATGGATTTGGTGCTTATTTCTGCTTCGGCGAGTGTAACTTCCCGTTGAATACGCACATGAATGCGACGAACCATGCGCTCATCCAGACACTGGTGCACCTGATGCATCCGACGCGTGTCCCCAAACCGTGCTGTGCACCGACCAAGCTGAACCCTATCTCGGTACTGTACCACATCGATGATGCTAATATCAACttgaaaaagtacaaaaataTGGTGGTCAAAAGCTGTGGCTGTCTGTAG
- the LOC126574898 gene encoding mRNA (2'-O-methyladenosine-N(6)-)-methyltransferase, with the protein MSEVGVNSKSESMHPATPSAWEQLTNPALAEQQTQLQSQSQSQVTRPQLQASSPTAVTNNSSSSSVPVTPTKSSPPDVATGAPTTPGPPGPGTPAANFSEELAPELVQQGWRKFWSKREGRPYFWNKLSGESLWEPPMLNRGQQQFDPLTDPLGICSSAPVGSNGPLPHTNSSYSGGNSALASPQNSTLKRRASEDAHMGASGTGGAPPLKKYVLPGPWDLEVATNALIYERLPTTFPQPYPEVEALRGSLTMRLAKTYEDLCNKRESIAPPKDSFQRWLMERRIIDQGIDPLLPSQCSPEISPLMYREILRDIPIRIVKPKFTGDARKQLSRYCDAAKKIVERRGASEDSKKIVKWNADDAYEWLRKTVGASYEDFQDRLTHLQRQCEPHIISTVRVSVEQLCNKLYLLSVQHARTIRERHAQILKESGIPELTAPLQPPVTRKVWCYPVQFALPSPRMPQIDYTTDRDHMVIKYTNSAVMAAPDTHVINISHLQKLEQLYRYNCFDDKKFDLFIGRTYCMLKRYSTFLGSNANPNHQDPELTQSALPAVVFECLHQHFNVTFECFASPLNCYFRQYCSMFGDTDSFFGSRGSFLDFKPVSGSFQVNPPYCEELIDATLQHIDRLLTDSADPLSFIIFLQEWKDPALKCLSKIADSPYKRKQLVVMGMEHEYRHGMQHCIPKSEVNYKSIVGTMVVWLQNAAGYAKWAPTEPRVDALLEAFRPGRERDRDKTASSVPIQPSCSASASSPEATGSGSNNNNDVSTGASKSSASATV; encoded by the exons ATGAGCGAAGTGGGAGTTAATAGTAAATCGGAAAGCATGCATCCGGCGACCCCGTCTGCCTGGGAACAGCTCACAAATCCtgcgctggccgagcagcagacgcagctccagtcccagtcccagtcgCAAGTGACGCGACCACAACTGCAAGCGTCCAGTCCCACGGCAGTaacgaacaacagcagcagcagcagcgtaccgGTTACGCCAACAAAATCTTCTCCCCCggatgtggccaccggtgcaccgaCAACCCCTGGGCCACCCGGACCGGGCACACCGGCAGCAAATTTCAGTGAAGAGCTAGCACCGGAATTGGTGCAGCAAGGATGGCGCAAATTCTGGTCCAAACGGGAAGGGCGTCCCTACTTTTGGAACAAACTGTCCGGTGAATCGCTCTGGGAGCCACCAATGTTGAATCGTGGCCAACAGCAATTTGATCCACTGACCGATCCGTTAGGAATCTGCAGTAGTGCCCCGGTCGGTTCGAATGGACCACTAccgcacaccaacagcagctacagTGGTGGGAACAGTGCTCTCGCCTCACCGCAAAACAGCACCCTGAAGCGGCGGGCCTCCGAGGACGCTCACATGGGTGCAAGTGGGACAGGAGGGGCACCTCCACTGAAAAAATACGTTCTCCCGGGACCGTGGGACTTGGAGGTTGCCACAAACGCGCTGATCTACGAGCGTCTACCGACGACGTTCCCTCAGCCCTATCCCGAGGTGGAAGCGCTCCGTGGATCGCTCACGATGCGGTTAGCGAAGACGTACGAGGATTTGTGCAATAAGCGAGAATCGATCGCACCGCCAAAAGATTCTTTCCAGCGCTGGCTCATGGAACGGCGGATCATCGATCAAGGGATCGATCCACTGTTGCCGAGTCAATGCTCCCCGGAAATCTCCCCGCTGATGTATCGCGAAATTCTGCGCGATATTCCGATCCGGATAGTGAAGCCGAAATTTACCGGGGATGCACGCAAACAGCTGTCCCGGTACTGTGATGCTGCGAAGAAGATTGTCGAGCGGAGAGGTGCCAGTGAGGACAGCAAGAAGATCGTTAAATGGAACGCTGACGATGCGTACGAGTGGCTACGGAAAACGGTCGGTGCCAGTTACGAGGATTTTCAGGATCGTTTAACGCACCTGCAGCGCCAGTGTGAACCGCACATCATCTCGACGGTGCGGGTCAGTGTGGAGCAACTGTGCAACAAGCTGTACCTGCTGTCGGTCCAGCATGCACGCACGATTCGTGAGCGGCACGCACAGATACTGAAGGAGAGTGGTATCCCGGAGCTAACGGCACCACTGCAGCCACCGGTGACGCGGAAAGTTTGGTGCTATCCGGTGCAGTTTGCACTTCCGTCGCCGCGCATGCCACAGATCGATTACActaccgatcgcgatcacatGGTGATCAAGTACACGAACTCGGCCGTCATGGCAGCTCCCGATACGCATGTCATCAACATTTCTCATCTCCAGAAACTGGAGCAACTGTACCGGTACAACTGTTTCGATGACAAAAAGTTTGATCTCTTCATCGGTCGCACGTACTGCATGCTGAAGCGGTACTCGACGTTTCTCGGTAGCAATGCCAACCCGAACCATCAGGACCCGGAGCTAACGCAGTCCGCGCTGCCGGCTGTTGTGTTTGAATGTTTGCATCAACACTTTAACGTTACATTCGAGTGCTTCGCTAGCCCACTCAACTGCTACTTCCGGCAGTACTGTTCCATGTTTGGTGACACGGATTCGTTCTTCGGCTCGAGAGGCTCCTTTTTGGACTTTAAACCCGTGTCCGGCTCGTTCCAGGTGAATCCGCCGTACTGCGAGGAGCTAATCGATGCCACTTTGCAGCACATCGATCGTCTGCTAACGGACTCGGCTGATCCTTTGAG tttcatcattttcctgCAAGAATGGAAAGATCCGGCATTAAAGTGTCTCTCGAAGATAGCGGACAGTCCGTACAAACGGAAGCAGCTGGTTGTAATGGGCATGGAGCACGAGTATCGCCACGGGATGCAGCACTGTATTCCAAA GTCGGAGGTGAACTATAAAAGTATCGTTGGAACGATGGTCGTTTGGTTGCAGAACGCAGCAGGCTACGCCAAATGGGCACCAACAGAGCCACGTGTCGATGCCCTGCTCGAAGCATTCCGGCCCGGGCGGGAAAGGGATCGTGATAAAACCGCATCGAGCGTCCCCATCCAACCAAGCTGTTCGGCTAGTGCCAGCTCACCGGAGGCGACCGGttccggcagcaacaacaacaacgatgtTTCAACTGGTGCCAGTAAGTCTTCGGCATCGGCCACCGTTTGA
- the LOC126574897 gene encoding E3 ubiquitin-protein ligase mind-bomb, which yields MACASGSSAVAMEAASGTSSGGTLAVVAAAARPSRFTMEGVGSRVIRGPDWKWGKQDGGEGHVGTVRNFESQEEVVVVWDNGTAANYRCAGAYDLRILDSAPTGIKHEGTMCDTCRQQPIFGIRWKCAECNNYDLCSICYHSDKHHLRHRFHRIATPGGEKTLLEPRRKTKKIAVRGIFPGARVVRGVDWQWEDQDGGNGRRGKVNEIQDWSSASPRSAAYVVWDNGAKNLYRVGFEGMADLKVVNDAKGMTVYRDHLPLLGEYGPGRGPHNFQIGDQVTVDLDIEIVQSLQHGHGGWTDGMYECLSTTGTVVGIDEDHDIVVAYPSSHRWTFNPTVLTIVSSPVSMLIDSQPQQFAVGDFVKICSDLERIKILQRGHGEWAEAMVPTLGKVGRVQQVYHDNDLKVEVCNTSWTYNPLAVTKVASSSDGSTAVTTNGERLSAILKKLFEPHASGDTTEELVKAAANGDVSKVEEFLTGSTGPQNVAVSSSSSSAESQSVVVKVDVNGVFAGHTALQAASQNGHLEVIQVLLRHNADVEIEDKDGDRAVHHAAFGDEPAVMGLLAKAGADLNARNKRRQTALHIAVNKGHFNVVKTLLELSCHPSLQDSEGDTPLHDAISKEHDNMLSLLLDYGADITLTNNNGFNALHHAALKGNPSAMKILLTKTNRLWIVEEKKDDGYTALHLAALNNHVEIAELLVRMGKANMDCQNVNLQTALHLAVERQHVQIVKLLVREGANLNIPDKDGDTPLHEALRHHTLSQLRQLQDVEGFGKILMGLRNNTDKKASASIACFLAANGADLTIKNRKLQTPLDLCPDPNLCKTLIKCYNERKTEDMDMTAAAGSTSANVQPNLLRGTPQEPLASTSGLGVCSNAAASSSTAGASSSSGSGLSHAQIDASLLMDLSKMSIQPNVAGGTNTNVNGNSNTANAAAAVAGGGGGGTGGSGPLDECLLCSDQKRDTVFKPCGHVVCCENCGPRIKKCLICREAVSSREKIDECLVCSDRKASVFFKPCGHMVACEYCAPIMKKCVQCRTQLEQMVPLTVCSGGQGNVITIQHHAEETRKDNHHHNHNASQQHHLLQGTNKAGHGVAMNNTMSPNTSASNVLGASPGNSAMIPGGNNMLMGAVNAATSSSGIATALTTTNNTGAPGGMAAVGGGIAPNNLNLVDDFQKLQQQLQDIKEQTMCPVCFDRIKNMVFLCGHGTCQMCGDQIDGCPICRKTVEKRILLF from the exons ATGGCCTGTGCTTCCGGTTCTTCCGCGGTGGCAATGGAGGCCGCCagtggcaccagcagtggGGGCACCTTGGCGGTCGTGGCCGCTGCCGCCCGCCCCTCGCGATTCACGATGGAGGGCGTCGGATCACGGGTCATCCGTGGCCCCGACTGGAAGTGGGGCAAGCAG gatGGTGGCGAAGGACATGTCGGAACAGTGCGCAACTTTGAGTCCCAGGAGGAGGTGGTCGTCGTTTGGGACAACGGGACAGCGGCTAACTATCGGTGTGCCGGAGCATACGATCTGCGCATTCTGGACAGTGCCCCGACCGGCATCAAACACGAAGGAACGATGTGTGATACCTGCAGACAGCAGCCAATCTTCGGGATACGCTGGAAGTGTGCCGAGTGCAACAATTACGATCTCTGTTCAATCTGCTATCACAGCGATAAGCACCATTTGCGCCATCGGTTCCACCGTATCGCTACACCGGGAGGTGAAAAGACGTTGCTGGAGCCACGGCGCAAGACGAAGAAGATTGCCGTGCGTGGAATCTTCCCTGGCGCCCGTGTCGTACGTGGAGTCGATTGGCAGTGGGAAGATCAGGACGGCGGGAACGGACGTCGTGGGAAAGTGAACGAAATCCAGGACTGGTCCTCAGCATCACCACGCTCGGCCGCGTACGTTGTGTGGGACAATGGAGCGAAGAATTTGTATCGAGTCGGATTCGAAGGAATGGCCGATTTAAAGGTTGTAAACGATGCCAAGGGTATGACCGTGTATCGCGATCATCTTCCGTTGCTGGGAGAGTACGGACCAGGGCGTGGACCACACAATTTCCAGATCGGCGATCAAGTAACGGTGGATCTGGACATTGAAATCGTACAATCACTCCAACACGGACACggtggatggacggatgggaTGTATGAGTGCTTGAGCACCACCGGAACGGTGGTTGGTATCGATGAGGATCACGATATTGTGGTTGCTTACCCGAGCTCACACCGTTGGACATTCAATCCAACGGTGCTGACGATAGTGTCGTCGCCTGTTTCGATGCTCATCGACAGTCAACCGCAACAGTTTGCTGTGGGAGACTTTGTCAAAATTTGCAGCGATCTCGAAAGGATCAAAATCCTTCAACGAGGCCACGGTGAATGGGCCGAAGCCATGGTGCCG ACACTGGGGAAGGTTGGTCGAGTGCAGCAGGTTTATCACGATAACGATCTCAAGGTGGAAGTTTGCAACACATCCTGGACCTACAATCCACTAGCGGTGACCAAAGTG GCTTCTTCGTCCGATGGTTCTACTGCGGTCACTACGAACGGTGAAAGATTGTCGGCAATATTGAAGAAACTGTTTGAACCACACGCATCCGGTGATACAACGGAGGAACTCGTGAAAGCGGCGGCAAATGGGGATGTGTCGAAGGTGGAAGAGTTTCTGACCGGCTCGACGGGACCACAGAATGTGGcggtttcctcttcttcaagCTCCGCCGAATCACAATCGGTTGTTGTAAAAGTGGACGTTAATGGGGTGTTTGCTGGACACACGGCACTgcaagcagccagccagaatgGTCATCTGGAGGTAATACAAGTGCTTCTCCGTCACAATGCGGATGTTGAAATCGAAGACAAGGATGGCGATCGTGCTGTGCATCATGCAGCATTCGGCGATGAACCCGCTGTTATGGGGCTGTTGGCTAAAGCTGGAGCAGATTTGAACGCACGTAACAAACGACGACAAACAGCGTTACACATTGCAGTCAATAAGGGACACTTTAATGTCGTAAAGACGCTACTCGAGCTAAGCTGTCATCCGAGTTTGCAAGATTCGGAGGGCGATACACCGTTGCACGATGCGATATCGAAGGAACACGATAAtatgctgtcgctgctgctggattacGGTGCGGACATAACGCTGACGAATAATAACGGCTTCAATGCGCTCCATCATGCTGCTCTGAAGGGGAATCCAAGTGCGATGAAGATTTTGCTTACCAAAACGAACCGTTTGTGGAtcgtggaagagaaaaaagacgATGGATACACTGCCCTGCACCTGGCCGCACTGAATAATCATGTGGAGATCGCTGAGCTACTGGTGCGCATGGGTAAAGCCAACATGGACTGCCAGAATGTGAATTTACAAACTGCATTGCATCTGGCCGTTGAGCGGCAACATGTGCAGATCGTAAAGCTACTCGTACGCGAGGGAGCTAACTTGAACATTCCTGATAAGGACGGTGATACGCCGCTCCATGAAGCATTGCGACATCACACGCTTTCACAGCTTCGGCAGCTACAGGACGTGGAAGGTTTCGGAAAGATATTAATGGGTCTGCGAAAT AACACTGATAaaaaagcatcagcatcaatcGCATGTTTCCTCGCTGCCAATGGTGCAGATTTGACCATAAAGAATCGGAAGTTGCAGACACCCCTGGATCTGTGCCCAGATCCGAACCTGTGCAAAACACTGATCAAGTGCTACAACGAACGCAAAACAGAGGACATGGACATGACGGCTGCTGCCGGTAGTACCTCGGCCAACGTTCAACCGAATCTACTCCGAGGTACGCCACAGGAACCGTTAGCTTCAACATCGGGCCTCGGGGTGTGTAGTAACgcggcagcatcatcctccACCGCCGGagcttccagttccagtggcagtggtttATCGCATGCCCAGATCGATGCCAGTTTGTTGATGGATTTGAGCAAAATGTCCATTCAACCCAATGTTGCCGGTGGTACAAATACGAACGTTAACGGTAACAGCAACactgcaaatgctgctgctgctgttgctggtggtggtggtggaggaacaGGCGGAAGTGGGCCACTGGATGAGTGTCTGCTGTGTTCCGATCAGAAACGGGACACGGTCTTTAAACCGTGCGGTCACGTGGTATGTTGTGAGAACTGTGGTCCACGAATCAAAAAGTGTCTTATCTGTCGTGAAGCCGTCTCATCGCGGGAGAAGATCGACGAATGTCTCGTGTGTTCCGATCGAAAGGCATCGGTATTCTTCAAACCCTGCGGTCACATGGTGGCGTGTGAATATTGTGCACCGATCATGAAAAAGTGTGTCCAGTGTCGTACGCAACTCGAGCAGATGGTTCCACTGACGGTGTGTAGTGGCGGCCAGGGCAATGTGATCACCATTCAGCACCACGCCGAAGAAACCCGAAAGGACAatcaccatcacaaccacaacgcatcacagcagcatcaccttcTACAGGGTACAAACAAAGCAGGCCACGGTGTTGCTATGAACAACACAATGTCACCCAACACTAGTGCATCGAATGTGCTAGGGGCTAGCCCGGGGAACAGTGCTATGATACCCGGTGGCAATAACATGTTGATGGGTGCCGTAAACGCGGCCACCTCATCTTCGGGCATTGCAACGGCACTTACAACGACCAACAACACTGGTGCCCCCGGCGGAATGGCGGCGGTCGGTGGCGGTATAGCACCAAACAATCTTAATTTGGTCGATGACTTCCAGAAGCTTCAACAGCAACTGCAAGACATCAAGGAGCAGACCATGTGCCCCGTTTGCTTCGATCGCATCAAAAATATGGTATTTCTTTGTGGGCACGGTACCTGCCAGATGTGCGGGGATCAGATCGATGGGTGTCCCATTTGTCGTAAAACTGTGGAGAAACGTATCCTTCTTTTCTAA
- the LOC126574908 gene encoding trafficking protein particle complex subunit 12 — MANSKKSEPNISKYFANDPPSCFDTLTADEDRSGGVGTGGGAVPDSYLSYDYLGTSVESRPYAAVPDSLRDLWEPPRALAAAGSHPVLTMPGVSVATDLTDPIQEAVGLLVDANEAQQRRLLLPDNVTQDERGLRELIENGCFRSAVNLTARLLTIKQQGFGHAGHAVKHSPHSLQLWFTRLALLVKLGQYEIARVEAEPFGTLSNPDVFYEFYHPDMHADRKGSMAPFAFRLLLADLPIYLGAPRVALDRLTELLAIVSQIKAYFDRAAVPHAKEAGELWTARENRVLHSIVNCALVVKDYGLVEQLLGRLTDAAASNVQQKRTLLSAWGRIRLQCGDIMGAERKFAEARRLKEDKSSEVIDLIDRGLFAVAQNDFQGALALFQKASSLAPANTMLYNNMGVCLLYSGKLKEAISMYEGAIQRNPKPCLNESLLVNLSTLYELESNNAKEKKINLLKLVNRHRADLTVGLDVCLKLQAIV; from the exons ATGGCCAATAGCAAGAAAAGCGAGCCAAATATCAGCAAGTACTTTGCCAATGATCCTCCCAGTTGTTTCGATACTTTAACCGCGGACGAGG ACCGTTCCGGAGGTGTTGGCACGGGAGGAGGTGCTGTGCCCGATTCCTATTTATCTTACGATTATCTGGGCACTAGTGTGGAATCACGACCTTATGCTGCGGTTCCGGATAGCCTGCGGGATCTGTGGGAACCACCGCGAGCGCTTGCCGCCGCTGGGTCACACCCCGTACTGACCATGCCGGGAGTGAGCGTGGCCACCGACCTTACTGACCCGATCCAAGAAGCCGTTGGGTTGCTGGTAGACGCAAACGAAGCACAGCAACGGCGACTACTTCTCCCTGACAACGTGACGCAAGACGAACGAGGTCTTCGCGAGTTGATCGAGAACGGATGCTTCCGATCGGCCGTGAACCTGACGGCACGCTTGCTTACGATCAAGCAGCAGGGCTTTGGCCACGCCGGACACGCGGTTAAACATAGTCCACACTCACTGCAGCTGTGGTTCACGCGGCTAGCGTTGCTCGTGAAGCTGGGCCAGTATGAAATTGCGCGGGTCGAAGCAGAACCCTTCGGTACGCTCAGCAATCCCGACGTGTTCTACGAGTTCTACCATCCGGACATGCACGCCGATCGAAAGGGCTCGATGGCACCGTTCGCATTCCGGTTACTGCTGGCCGATCTTCCGATCTATCTCGGGGCTCCCCGAGTGGCGCTCGATCGACTCACCGAATTGCTGGCAATCGTGAGTCAAATCAAAGCCTACTTTGACCGTGCTGCAGTGCCGCACGCGAAAGAAGCCGGAGAACTGTGGACCGCCCGGGAGAACCGTGTTCTACATTCCATCGTGAACTGTGCGCTGGTCGTGAAGGACTATGGGTTGGTTGAGCAGCTGCTGGGCCGACTCACGGATGCCGCAGCATCGAATGTGCAACAGAAGCGAACGTTGCTGTCGGCCTGGGGCCGTATCCGTCTGCAATGTGGTGACATCATGGGAGCGGAACGCAAGTTTGCCGAAGCTCGGCGTTTAAAAGAAGA TAAATCCTCCGAGGTCATCGATCTCATCGATCGTGGGTTGTTCGCTGTCGCTCAGAATGACTTCCAGGGAGCGTTAGCGCTATTCCAGAAGGCATCCTCGTTGGCTCCAGCGAACACGATGCTTTACAACAACATGGGCGTTTGTCTGTTGTACTCGGGAAAGCTGAAGGAAGCGATCAGCATGTACGAAGGAGCTATACAGCGCAACCCCAAGCCGTGTCTGAACGAATCCCTGCTGGTTAACCTTTCCACACTGTACGAGCTGGAATCGAACAAcgcgaaagagaagaaaatcaaCCTGCTAAAGCTGGTGAACCGACATCGCGCAGACCTTACCGTTGGGCTAGATGTCTGCCTCAAGCTACAGGCGATCGTTTAG